In Pedobacter heparinus DSM 2366, the following are encoded in one genomic region:
- the bshB1 gene encoding bacillithiol biosynthesis deacetylase BshB1 yields the protein MKLDLLVLAVHPDDAELGCSGTIVKHIAMGKKAGIIDFTRGELGTRGTAETRDEEAADSAKIMGLHVRENLRFRDGFFKNDEAHQLEVIRMIRKYQPEIVLTNALHDRHPDHGRAGDLAEEACFLSGLAKINTALDGAAQEAWRPRLVLQYIQDRYIKPDVIVDITPYFETKLAAIKAFKTQFFNPDLDGPDTYISSPEFFESVIGRAREFGKTVGGTYGEGFTSRKLLGVDNLFNLS from the coding sequence ATGAAGTTAGATCTATTGGTGCTCGCTGTCCATCCGGATGATGCTGAACTGGGCTGTTCAGGAACGATTGTAAAACACATTGCCATGGGCAAAAAAGCTGGGATAATTGATTTTACAAGGGGCGAACTGGGTACCAGGGGTACTGCCGAAACCCGTGACGAAGAAGCTGCGGATTCGGCGAAGATTATGGGCCTGCATGTACGTGAGAACCTGAGGTTCAGGGATGGTTTTTTTAAGAACGACGAGGCCCATCAGCTGGAAGTGATCAGAATGATCCGTAAGTACCAGCCCGAAATCGTGCTGACCAATGCACTGCATGACCGGCACCCGGATCATGGCCGGGCAGGGGATCTGGCCGAAGAGGCCTGTTTTTTATCGGGCCTGGCCAAAATAAATACAGCACTGGATGGGGCTGCACAAGAGGCCTGGCGCCCGCGGCTAGTGTTGCAGTACATTCAGGACCGTTACATTAAACCGGATGTAATTGTAGACATCACGCCTTATTTTGAAACCAAACTGGCTGCCATTAAAGCCTTCAAAACCCAGTTTTTCAATCCTGATCTCGACGGACCGGATACTTATATCTCCTCGCCGGAGTTTTTTGAGAGTGTAATTGGCCGTGCAAGGGAATTTGGCAAAACCGTTGGGGGTACTTATGGTGAAGGATTTACTTCACGTAAGCTTTTAGGGGTTGACAACCTGTTTAACCTGAGCTAG
- the gdhA gene encoding NADP-specific glutamate dehydrogenase — MNNLIKEFMDKLELRNAHEPEFLQAVFEVAESIIPFSEENQKYKIHKILERIAEPERVIIFRVPWLNDKGEVEVNRGFRVQMNSAIGPYKGGLRFHPSVNLSVLKFLAFEQVFKNSLTGLPMGGGKGGADFDPKGKSDHEIMKFCQSFMTELYKYVGADMDVPAGDIGVGAREIGYLFGQYKRIRGEFTGVLTGKGPEWGGSLIRPEATGYGVVYFVEEMLKLRGDSLKGKNVIISGSGNVAQYTVEKCIEVGAKVLTISDSDGYIYDRAGIDKEKLAFIMDLKNNRRGRIKEYADKFNCEFFAGQKPWSVKCDIAFPNATQNELDEADAVLLTENGCFCVAEGANMPTTPAAIHVFEKAKILYAPGKAANAGGVAVSGLEMSQNSLRYSWGREKIDIKLKLIIEQIHLACVKYGKEPDGYINYGKGANIAGFVKVADAMIAQGIV; from the coding sequence ATGAATAATTTGATAAAGGAGTTCATGGATAAACTTGAACTCAGGAATGCACATGAACCAGAATTTTTACAGGCAGTATTTGAGGTAGCAGAATCAATTATTCCGTTTAGTGAAGAAAATCAAAAATATAAGATCCATAAAATTTTAGAACGCATTGCTGAACCTGAACGGGTGATCATATTTAGGGTGCCCTGGTTGAATGATAAAGGCGAGGTAGAAGTGAACCGTGGTTTTAGGGTACAGATGAATAGTGCCATAGGCCCGTATAAAGGAGGCTTGCGTTTTCATCCTTCGGTAAACCTGAGTGTATTGAAGTTTCTGGCATTTGAGCAGGTTTTTAAAAACAGTTTGACCGGACTGCCAATGGGTGGCGGAAAAGGTGGTGCTGATTTTGATCCGAAAGGAAAATCAGATCATGAGATCATGAAATTTTGCCAGAGCTTTATGACCGAACTGTATAAATATGTTGGCGCTGACATGGACGTTCCGGCCGGAGATATTGGTGTAGGTGCCAGAGAGATCGGCTATTTATTTGGGCAGTATAAACGCATCAGGGGTGAGTTTACAGGAGTGTTAACCGGCAAAGGACCTGAATGGGGCGGTAGTTTGATCAGACCTGAAGCAACCGGCTATGGCGTAGTTTATTTTGTAGAAGAAATGCTGAAGCTTAGGGGCGATTCGCTGAAAGGTAAAAATGTCATCATTTCGGGATCAGGAAATGTTGCACAGTATACGGTAGAAAAATGTATTGAAGTTGGCGCCAAAGTACTTACCATTTCAGATTCAGATGGTTATATATATGACCGGGCGGGAATTGACAAGGAGAAGCTTGCTTTCATTATGGACCTTAAAAACAACCGCAGGGGACGCATTAAAGAATATGCAGATAAATTTAACTGCGAATTCTTTGCCGGCCAGAAACCATGGAGCGTAAAATGTGACATTGCATTTCCGAATGCTACACAGAATGAACTGGACGAGGCAGATGCCGTTTTGCTAACGGAAAATGGCTGTTTTTGTGTAGCTGAAGGGGCAAACATGCCAACTACACCTGCAGCCATACACGTATTTGAAAAGGCTAAGATATTATATGCGCCAGGTAAGGCCGCAAATGCAGGTGGTGTAGCGGTTTCCGGACTGGAAATGTCCCAAAATTCTTTACGCTATTCATGGGGACGGGAAAAAATAGACATCAAGCTAAAACTGATCATTGAACAGATCCATCTTGCCTGCGTGAAATATGGCAAAGAACCAGATGGCTATATCAATTACGGCAAAGGGGCCAATATTGCCGGATTTGTTAAAGTAGCTGATGCAATGATTGCGCAGGGAATCGTGTAA
- a CDS encoding YciI family protein, whose translation MKDFVFIFRQADSGQNSVSAEEADTINKKWNDWIGGIAAQGKLKNHGAHLDPAGKVLKPGGVVTDGPFVEIRERLGGFIVVTADNFDEATTLAHGCPALEADGSVEIRPIFA comes from the coding sequence ATGAAAGATTTCGTATTCATATTTCGCCAGGCCGATTCGGGACAAAACAGTGTTTCAGCCGAAGAGGCGGACACCATTAACAAGAAATGGAACGACTGGATAGGCGGGATAGCTGCACAGGGAAAATTAAAAAATCACGGCGCCCATCTGGACCCGGCTGGTAAAGTACTTAAACCAGGTGGCGTAGTTACCGATGGCCCTTTCGTTGAGATCAGGGAAAGATTAGGTGGTTTTATTGTGGTTACAGCCGACAATTTTGATGAGGCAACTACATTGGCGCATGGCTGTCCGGCCCTGGAGGCGGATGGCAGCGTTGAAATAAGGCCTATTTTTGCTTAA
- a CDS encoding RNA polymerase sigma factor, with protein MEQEFLKHLFQQEFSKMVAVISRRFGLQHIETAEDIVSETFLLATETWGTKGLPANPAAWLYTVARQKTLSYFRRNKIFEDKVIPEIRRKQELPDQPEVLNFSQQNIKDSQLQMLFAICMPAIASEAQIGLALRILCGFGIDEIAEAFLSNKETINKRLFRAKEKLRSEKIQLVFPPENEITKRLDNVLHIIYLLFSEGYYSKTQNQILRKELCIEALRLGLMLTEYEKTNLPKTNALIALMCFHASRFDARRNTEGELVLYEEQDEKRWDTALINQGIHFLNLSASGKELSPYHLEAKIAYCHCSKEDTAEKWEEILQLYNQLLMISYSPAAALNRTFALYKANGAEPALREAEKLKLEDNHFYFVLLGELYKNIDKSKAMNCFERALALAKTSAEQQLIRQKIKEL; from the coding sequence ATGGAACAGGAATTTCTAAAGCATTTATTTCAGCAGGAGTTTTCGAAAATGGTTGCTGTAATCAGCAGGCGCTTTGGCCTGCAGCACATAGAAACAGCAGAAGACATTGTGAGTGAAACATTTCTGCTGGCTACGGAGACCTGGGGAACGAAAGGGCTGCCGGCAAATCCGGCGGCATGGCTGTATACTGTAGCCAGGCAAAAGACCCTTTCCTATTTCAGGAGAAATAAAATTTTTGAAGACAAGGTAATTCCCGAAATCCGGCGTAAACAAGAACTGCCGGACCAACCTGAGGTATTGAATTTCTCCCAACAAAATATTAAAGACAGCCAGCTGCAAATGCTCTTTGCGATATGTATGCCAGCAATTGCCAGTGAGGCACAAATAGGCCTTGCATTGCGCATCCTTTGCGGCTTTGGTATCGATGAAATTGCAGAAGCTTTCCTGTCTAACAAAGAGACCATTAACAAAAGGCTGTTCAGGGCCAAAGAAAAGCTGCGTTCAGAGAAGATACAGCTGGTATTTCCTCCTGAGAATGAAATCACCAAACGTCTGGACAATGTGCTCCATATCATCTATCTGCTGTTTAGCGAAGGTTATTATTCCAAAACCCAGAACCAGATCCTGCGAAAAGAACTTTGCATAGAAGCCTTACGCTTGGGCTTAATGCTTACGGAATACGAAAAGACAAATCTGCCAAAAACAAATGCCCTTATTGCCCTGATGTGTTTCCACGCTTCACGTTTTGATGCCCGGCGAAATACTGAAGGCGAGCTGGTTTTATACGAAGAGCAGGATGAAAAACGCTGGGACACAGCACTCATCAACCAGGGCATCCATTTTTTGAACTTATCTGCCAGCGGCAAAGAATTGAGCCCTTACCACCTGGAGGCCAAAATTGCTTATTGCCATTGCAGCAAAGAAGATACTGCAGAAAAATGGGAAGAGATCTTACAGCTTTATAACCAGCTTTTAATGATCAGCTATTCTCCTGCTGCTGCACTGAACAGGACATTTGCCTTATACAAGGCAAACGGAGCAGAACCGGCCCTGAGGGAAGCAGAAAAGTTAAAACTTGAAGACAACCATTTCTATTTCGTATTGCTGGGAGAACTCTATAAAAACATAGACAAAAGCAAAGCGATGAACTGTTTTGAAAGGGCACTGGCATTGGCAAAGACATCGGCAGAGCAACAGCTCATCCGTCAGAAAATAAAGGAGCTATAA
- a CDS encoding acyl-CoA dehydrogenase family protein: MANIFSSLKNAYTLFKHVDFRKLEALSKKVDLTKMIDSVSNLDETQLQGLMKMMGGQGKKRELPPIEGDFYQLGEEALKDEDRALQLKVRAFLEKEVKPVVNKYWLKAEFPFELIPKIAELNICGLTYQGYGCPGKSNLMEGMLAMEMARVDTSMSTFFGVQSGLAMGAIYLLGSEAQKQQWLPDMQQMKIIGAFGLTEPEVGSGVAGGLTTTAKRQGNKWLLNGQKKWIGNATFSDITVIWARDVDDNQVKGFLVRKGSKGFAVEKMQDKMALRIVQNGLITLTNCEVDEEDRLQNANSFKDTAKVLKMTRAGVAWQAVGCARGAYESALNYTRTRKQFGKPIASYQLIQNHLVEMLSNLTAMQTLCFRLSQLQDQGLLTDEHASLAKVFCSMRTRDVVSRAREVMGGNGILLEYDVARFVADAEAIYSYEGTKEINTLIVGRAITGFSAFV; encoded by the coding sequence ATGGCCAATATTTTCTCTTCCTTAAAAAATGCTTATACTCTTTTTAAACATGTAGACTTCCGGAAGCTGGAAGCTTTATCTAAAAAAGTAGACCTCACCAAAATGATTGATTCTGTTTCCAACCTGGATGAGACCCAGTTACAGGGGCTGATGAAAATGATGGGCGGCCAGGGTAAAAAAAGGGAACTGCCACCAATTGAGGGCGATTTTTATCAACTCGGAGAGGAGGCCTTAAAAGATGAAGACCGGGCCCTGCAGCTAAAGGTAAGGGCGTTTTTAGAAAAGGAAGTAAAACCTGTAGTGAACAAATACTGGCTCAAAGCGGAATTCCCATTTGAGCTGATCCCTAAAATTGCTGAGTTGAACATTTGTGGTTTAACCTATCAGGGCTACGGCTGTCCGGGTAAATCCAACCTGATGGAAGGCATGCTGGCCATGGAAATGGCCCGTGTGGATACCTCTATGTCTACCTTTTTTGGCGTACAAAGCGGACTGGCCATGGGCGCTATCTATTTATTGGGTTCGGAAGCTCAGAAGCAGCAATGGTTACCGGATATGCAGCAGATGAAAATTATTGGGGCCTTTGGCTTAACAGAACCTGAAGTAGGCTCTGGTGTTGCAGGGGGCTTAACCACCACAGCCAAAAGGCAGGGAAATAAATGGCTGTTGAACGGACAAAAAAAATGGATAGGTAATGCCACGTTTTCAGACATTACCGTAATCTGGGCAAGAGATGTTGACGATAACCAGGTTAAGGGCTTCCTGGTAAGAAAAGGGAGCAAAGGCTTTGCAGTAGAAAAGATGCAGGACAAAATGGCTCTGCGTATTGTGCAAAACGGTCTGATTACCTTAACCAATTGTGAGGTAGATGAGGAAGACCGCCTGCAAAATGCAAATTCCTTTAAGGATACAGCCAAAGTGTTAAAAATGACCAGGGCAGGAGTAGCCTGGCAGGCTGTGGGCTGTGCCAGGGGTGCTTATGAAAGTGCTTTAAATTATACGCGGACCAGGAAACAGTTTGGCAAACCCATTGCCTCTTATCAACTGATCCAGAATCACCTGGTAGAAATGTTGTCTAACCTTACCGCTATGCAAACGCTGTGTTTCAGGCTCTCGCAACTGCAGGACCAGGGCCTGTTGACCGATGAACATGCCTCGCTGGCTAAAGTATTTTGTTCAATGCGCACAAGGGATGTAGTAAGCAGGGCCCGTGAAGTAATGGGTGGCAACGGTATTTTGCTGGAATACGATGTCGCCCGCTTTGTAGCCGATGCTGAAGCCATCTATTCCTATGAAGGTACGAAAGAGATCAATACCTTGATTGTGGGGCGGGCCATTACTGGCTTTTCCGCATTTGTATAA
- the lat gene encoding L-lysine 6-transaminase — protein sequence MYQLTVAPDKVNETLSKHILADGFDLTYDMEKSQGAYIYDSKYNRKLLDFFTCFASVPLGYNHPKMINDEAFKSNLLQAALANPSNSDVYTQQYAQFVDTFSKHGIPEYLPHAFFIAGGGLAVENAIKVAMDWKVQKNFAKGYKEEKGFKVLHFEKAFHGRTGYTLSLTNTLPDKTKWFAKFDWPRVSVPTVKFPLQAENLKLAIETEETSIAQIKQAFATHKDDICAIIVEPVQSEGGDNHLREEFLARLKSIADEQDAFLIYDEVQTGVGLTGKFWCHQHFSEKARPDIIAFGKKMQVCGILVGHKVEQVEGNVFKVPSRINSTWGGNLVDMVRSSQILQIVAEDNLCNNAAVVGRYLQEQLEQLAAKYDKMGNVRGKGLLCAFDFASKAMRDAFIQKGMENNVMFLGCGNQTIRFRPALCIEKKHIDEGMAVMERILPAL from the coding sequence ATGTATCAACTCACTGTAGCTCCCGATAAGGTAAACGAAACGCTAAGCAAACACATTCTGGCTGATGGTTTTGATTTGACTTACGACATGGAAAAAAGTCAGGGGGCTTATATTTATGATTCCAAATATAACCGTAAGCTGCTCGATTTTTTTACCTGCTTTGCTTCGGTCCCTTTAGGTTACAACCATCCTAAAATGATCAATGATGAAGCTTTCAAAAGTAACCTTTTGCAGGCAGCACTGGCCAACCCTTCCAACTCTGATGTATATACGCAGCAGTATGCACAGTTTGTAGATACATTTTCTAAACATGGTATTCCTGAATACCTGCCCCATGCTTTTTTTATTGCCGGCGGTGGACTGGCTGTTGAGAATGCCATTAAGGTAGCGATGGACTGGAAGGTGCAAAAGAATTTTGCCAAAGGCTATAAAGAAGAAAAAGGCTTTAAGGTTTTACATTTTGAAAAAGCCTTTCATGGCCGTACCGGTTATACTTTGAGCCTGACCAATACCCTGCCCGATAAAACCAAATGGTTTGCCAAGTTCGACTGGCCAAGGGTGTCGGTACCCACAGTTAAATTTCCTTTACAGGCTGAAAACTTAAAACTGGCCATCGAAACTGAAGAGACCTCAATTGCCCAGATTAAACAGGCTTTTGCCACACATAAAGATGATATCTGCGCCATTATAGTAGAACCTGTACAATCTGAAGGGGGCGACAACCACCTGCGGGAAGAGTTTCTGGCACGTCTGAAAAGTATTGCTGATGAGCAGGATGCCTTCCTGATCTATGATGAGGTACAAACCGGAGTTGGCCTGACCGGCAAATTCTGGTGCCACCAGCATTTCAGCGAAAAAGCACGTCCGGATATTATCGCCTTTGGCAAAAAGATGCAGGTATGTGGCATCCTGGTTGGCCATAAGGTGGAGCAGGTGGAAGGTAATGTTTTTAAAGTTCCTTCGCGCATTAACTCTACCTGGGGTGGTAACCTGGTAGATATGGTACGTTCTTCACAGATCCTGCAGATTGTAGCGGAAGACAATTTATGTAACAATGCCGCTGTAGTTGGCCGTTACTTGCAGGAGCAGCTGGAACAGCTTGCTGCTAAATACGATAAAATGGGCAATGTGCGCGGAAAAGGTTTGCTTTGTGCCTTCGATTTTGCCAGTAAGGCCATGCGTGATGCCTTCATACAAAAAGGAATGGAAAACAATGTGATGTTTTTAGGCTGCGGGAACCAGACCATACGTTTCAGGCCGGCCTTATGTATAGAGAAAAAACACATTGACGAAGGTATGGCAGTGATGGAACGTATATTACCTGCCTTATAA